The following coding sequences are from one Lolium rigidum isolate FL_2022 chromosome 6, APGP_CSIRO_Lrig_0.1, whole genome shotgun sequence window:
- the LOC124660829 gene encoding uncharacterized protein LOC124660829 — protein MRSCCSPSSLRGISRAAWRHAVAGIPTLSGGSHQQQQENLRCLPFRPPAPPNAHGLAERLFSSSSTKRSTNKSAAKKDTPVDSASGGDPFYVVRKGDVIGIYKNLADCQAQVSNSVCNPSVSVFKGYSLRKDTEEYLAARGLKNALYSINAADARDDLFDDLALCPFQHPDGNATSTLERPQEMETKPSKKHPKVAEQKPLPDSHLSCILEFDGACKGNPGKSGAGVIVRRPDGSLIAQLREGLGIATCNAAEYHALLLGLRYAAKEGFKYIRVQGDSSLVCNQAQGLWRPKSDNMADLCKKVKQLKRKFVQIQINHVLREFNSDADAQANLAVELPVGAIQEQSNIAC, from the exons ATGAGGAGCTGCTGTTCTCCTTCCTCTCTCCGTGGGATTTCCAGAGCGGCgtggaggcatgcggtggccggcATTCCGACACTGAGCGGCGGAagccaccagcagcagcaggaaAACCTGCGCTGCCTCCCCTTCAGGCCTCCCGCGCCGCCCAATGCCCATGGCCTCGCCGAGCGCttattctcttcctcctccaccaagcGCTCCACCAACAAATCCGCCGCAAAGAAGGACACCCCGGTGGACTCTGCCAGCGGCGGCGACCCGTTCTATGTCGTCCGCAagggcgacgtcatcggcatctACAAGAACCTCGCTGACTGCCAAGCCCAAGTCAGCAATTCG GTCTGCAATCCTTCTGTGAGCGTGTTCAAAGGCTATTCTTTGCGTAAAGACACTGAGGAGTATCTCGCTGCGCGTGGGTTAAAGAATGCTCTGTATTCCATCAATGCGGCAGATGCAAGAGATGATTTGTTTGATGATCTGGCCCTCTGCCCTTTTCAG CACCCTGATGGAAATGCAACCTCTACTCTGGAAAGGCCACAGGAGATG GAAACCAAACCATCGAAGAAGCATCCTAAAGTTGCTGAACAGAAACCATTACCTGACAGCCAT CTGTCCTGTATTCTTGAATTTGATGGTGCTTGTAAAGGAAATCCCGGGAAATCAGGTGCTGGTGTAATTGTAAGGCGGCCGGATGGATCTTTG attgctcaactacgtgaGGGTTTGGGTATTGCAACATGTAACGCTGCTGAATACCATGCATTGCTCCTGGGCCTGAGATATGCTGCTAAGGAGGGATTCAAGTATATTCGTGTTCAAGGCGATTCTAGTCTTGTATGTAACCAG GCCCAAGGTCTCTGGCGTCCTAAGAGCGATAATATGGCGGACTTGTGCAAGAAAGTTAAGCAACTGAAGCGAAAGTTTGTTCAGATTCAAATCAACCATGTTTTGAGG GAATTCAACTCCGATGCCGATGCCCAAGCTAACCTTGCCGTGGAACTTCCTG TTGGTGCGATTCAGGAGCAGTCTAACATCGCATGCTAG